A part of Nesterenkonia lutea genomic DNA contains:
- a CDS encoding GntP family permease, translating to MTLEGWEQSLGTAPLLGIAAGSIAVLLLLIIRFKVHAFVALILVSLLTAAAAGIPTAEIVPVLTSGFGSTLASVALLVGLGAMLGRIVEVSGGAKVLADALVTRFGEKRAPFALGVASLLFGFPIFFDAGLVVMLPVVFAVGRRLGGSVLLYGLPVAGAFSVMHVFVPPHPGPVAASEFFEANVGILLIAALPIAILTWYVTCYLFGMWAGRRFELPIPMILGQADEAAEKNPPKFSTVVMILLLPMLLIFLNTGLDTLSTAGAISAEQTESFWYGLLTTLGATPVALIITLLVAVAAVGTRGGRGMSGAQDVMDKALAPVCAVILITGAGGMFGGVLRESGIGEALSDSLSGVGIPLILAGFVIAGVLRIAQGSATVALTTAAGLLASGVAAADFNELQLAAMVISVAAGSVIASHVNDSGFWLISRFFDMDVKTTLKTWTVLETLIGVMAFLLAWALFGVASLI from the coding sequence ATGACACTCGAAGGCTGGGAACAGTCCCTCGGCACCGCACCGCTGCTCGGCATCGCCGCCGGCTCGATCGCGGTGCTCCTGCTGCTCATCATCCGCTTCAAGGTCCACGCCTTCGTCGCCCTGATCCTCGTCTCGCTGCTCACCGCAGCCGCAGCGGGGATCCCCACTGCGGAGATCGTCCCGGTGCTGACCTCCGGATTCGGCTCCACGCTGGCCTCTGTCGCGCTTCTCGTGGGACTGGGCGCCATGCTCGGGCGCATCGTGGAGGTCTCCGGCGGCGCCAAGGTGCTGGCAGACGCACTCGTGACCCGCTTCGGCGAGAAGCGTGCCCCCTTCGCGCTCGGCGTGGCCTCGCTGCTCTTCGGGTTTCCGATCTTCTTCGACGCCGGCCTGGTGGTGATGCTGCCCGTGGTCTTCGCCGTGGGACGTCGCCTCGGCGGCTCGGTGCTGCTCTACGGCCTGCCCGTGGCAGGTGCCTTCTCGGTCATGCACGTGTTCGTGCCGCCGCACCCGGGACCTGTCGCCGCCAGCGAGTTCTTCGAGGCGAACGTCGGCATCCTGCTGATCGCCGCCCTGCCCATCGCGATCCTCACCTGGTACGTGACCTGCTATCTCTTCGGCATGTGGGCCGGTCGCCGCTTCGAGCTCCCCATCCCCATGATCCTGGGACAGGCGGATGAGGCCGCAGAGAAGAACCCCCCGAAGTTCTCCACTGTGGTGATGATCCTGCTGCTGCCCATGCTGCTGATCTTCCTGAACACCGGGCTGGACACGCTCTCCACCGCAGGCGCGATCTCCGCTGAGCAGACCGAGTCCTTCTGGTACGGCCTGCTGACCACACTGGGCGCGACACCGGTGGCGCTGATCATCACGCTGCTGGTCGCCGTCGCCGCCGTGGGCACCCGGGGCGGTCGCGGCATGAGCGGAGCACAGGACGTCATGGACAAGGCTCTGGCTCCGGTCTGTGCAGTCATCCTGATCACCGGTGCCGGCGGCATGTTCGGCGGCGTCCTGCGCGAATCCGGGATCGGCGAGGCGCTCTCCGACTCGCTCTCCGGCGTCGGAATCCCGCTGATCCTCGCTGGATTCGTGATCGCCGGTGTTCTGCGCATCGCGCAGGGCTCCGCCACGGTGGCGCTGACCACGGCGGCAGGACTGCTCGCCTCGGGCGTGGCAGCGGCAGACTTCAACGAGCTGCAGCTGGCCGCGATGGTCATCTCCGTGGCCGCCGGCTCGGTCATCGCCTCCCATGTCAACGACTCCGGCTTCTGGTTGATCTCCAGGTTCTTCGACATGGATGTCAAGACCACGCTGAAGACCTGGACGGTGCTGGAGACGTTGATCGGCGTCATGGCCTTCCTCCTGGCCTGGGCGCTCTTCGGAGTCGCCTCGCTGATCTGA
- a CDS encoding gluconokinase, giving the protein MGVSGSGKSTLAAALAEELRLPMAEADEFHPAANIAKMASQTPLTDEDRWPWLEALRDWMTSQAATGSIITCSALRRSYRDLLRGAAGRVIFLHVDVDIPRLSTRLAHRSGHFMPPELLESQLKTLEPLGPEEDGVRLSNDADVDDLLETARSWLRQAREGTPAAQAATAADNRNDWNRS; this is encoded by the coding sequence ATGGGAGTCTCCGGCTCGGGGAAGTCCACCCTGGCCGCGGCCCTGGCGGAAGAACTTCGCCTGCCCATGGCCGAGGCTGATGAGTTTCACCCCGCCGCCAACATCGCGAAGATGGCGTCCCAGACGCCGCTCACCGATGAAGATCGATGGCCCTGGCTCGAGGCGCTGCGCGACTGGATGACCAGTCAGGCCGCGACAGGCAGCATCATCACCTGCTCCGCCCTGCGGCGCAGCTATCGAGATCTGCTCCGGGGCGCGGCGGGACGAGTGATCTTCCTGCATGTGGATGTGGACATCCCTCGCCTGAGCACCCGGCTCGCGCACCGCAGCGGGCACTTCATGCCTCCTGAGCTGCTCGAGTCGCAGCTGAAGACGCTTGAACCCCTGGGGCCGGAGGAGGACGGCGTGCGGCTGAGCAATGATGCCGACGTCGACGACCTTCTTGAGACAGCTCGCAGCTGGCTCCGCCAGGCCCGTGAGGGCACCCCCGCCGCGCAGGCGGCAACTGCTGCAGACAACCGCAATGATTGGAACCGCTCATGA
- a CDS encoding FadR/GntR family transcriptional regulator translates to MPQNSAVARVGRDAISETLGREIVDGGLIPGTVLTLESLQQRFKVSRTVARDSVKVLESHGLLYSKRRIGLVVTAAEQWSVFSPAVIAWRLASSHAREAFIELTQLRIAVETEAAAMAALRRSEDQARRLLDLAAAMRRLGEAEQLEEFMLADVAYHRLLLEAGANSMFAALADVVAEVLTGRTQHGLMPTRPMPEALDAHERVARAIAEQDSKAARGQMEILVGEVRSALEQ, encoded by the coding sequence GTGCCGCAGAATTCCGCCGTCGCCCGCGTGGGTCGTGACGCGATCTCCGAGACGCTCGGCCGCGAGATCGTAGATGGAGGGCTCATCCCCGGAACGGTGCTGACGCTAGAGTCTCTGCAGCAGCGCTTCAAGGTCTCCCGCACTGTGGCCCGGGACAGCGTCAAGGTGCTCGAGTCCCACGGTCTGCTCTACTCCAAGCGGCGCATCGGCCTCGTGGTCACCGCCGCCGAACAGTGGAGCGTCTTCTCACCGGCAGTGATCGCGTGGCGACTCGCCTCCAGCCATGCCCGGGAAGCCTTCATCGAGCTGACTCAGCTGCGCATCGCCGTGGAGACCGAAGCTGCTGCCATGGCGGCGCTCCGGCGCAGCGAGGACCAGGCCCGCAGGCTGCTGGACCTCGCCGCCGCCATGCGCCGGCTGGGCGAGGCCGAGCAGCTCGAGGAGTTCATGCTGGCCGACGTCGCCTACCACCGGCTGCTGCTCGAGGCCGGGGCCAATTCGATGTTCGCGGCCCTGGCCGACGTCGTGGCGGAGGTCCTCACCGGGCGCACTCAGCACGGTCTCATGCCGACACGTCCCATGCCGGAGGCGCTCGACGCCCACGAGCGTGTGGCCCGGGCGATCGCCGAACAGGACTCGAAGGCGGCCCGGGGGCAGATGGAGATCCTGGTCGGTGAGGTCCGCTCCGCTCTGGAACAATGA
- a CDS encoding globin — MPSRQPGPAQPEAEQPEAEQPGPEQQSFYEAIGGRKTFQRIVDVFYDHVAADEDFRAMYPEQDLAPAKERLLTFLEQYWGGPRTYQEQRGHPRLRMRHMPFTVDAEARDKWLSFMRAGVDAAELSPLHDQILWDYLERAAHSMVNS; from the coding sequence CTGCCCTCGCGCCAGCCCGGTCCGGCGCAGCCAGAAGCCGAGCAGCCAGAAGCCGAGCAGCCAGGACCCGAGCAGCAGAGCTTCTACGAGGCCATCGGCGGAAGGAAGACCTTTCAGCGGATCGTCGATGTCTTCTACGACCATGTCGCCGCGGATGAGGACTTCCGGGCGATGTACCCGGAGCAGGATCTCGCCCCCGCCAAGGAGAGGCTGCTGACCTTCCTTGAGCAGTACTGGGGCGGGCCGCGGACCTACCAGGAGCAGCGCGGGCATCCCCGGCTGCGGATGCGGCACATGCCCTTCACCGTGGACGCCGAGGCCCGGGACAAGTGGCTGAGCTTCATGCGGGCCGGCGTGGACGCTGCCGAGCTCTCACCGCTGCATGACCAGATCCTGTGGGACTACCTCGAGCGCGCGGCCCATTCGATGGTCAACAGCTGA
- a CDS encoding ribose-5-phosphate isomerase, whose amino-acid sequence MEVHIATDHAGMELSAHLVSHLRGLGYELEDHGPREYDALDDYPAFCIRAAEAVVAARTAGRSALGIVLGGSGNGEQMAANKVTGARAALAWNVDTAVLAREHNDANLVALGGRQHSLEEATTIVEAFLRAEFSGDERHARRIGKIAHYELTGEILD is encoded by the coding sequence ATGGAAGTCCACATCGCCACCGACCACGCCGGCATGGAGCTCTCCGCCCACCTGGTCAGCCATCTGCGCGGACTCGGCTATGAGCTCGAGGACCATGGGCCCCGGGAGTACGACGCGCTTGATGACTACCCGGCGTTCTGCATCCGGGCCGCTGAGGCCGTGGTCGCGGCGCGCACCGCGGGACGCAGCGCGCTGGGCATCGTGCTGGGAGGCTCTGGCAACGGCGAACAGATGGCCGCGAACAAGGTGACCGGGGCCCGCGCCGCGCTGGCGTGGAACGTGGACACCGCCGTGCTGGCCCGTGAGCACAATGACGCCAACCTGGTGGCTCTCGGCGGACGTCAGCACAGCCTCGAGGAGGCCACCACGATCGTCGAGGCGTTCCTGCGGGCAGAGTTCAGCGGGGATGAGCGTCACGCCCGCCGCATCGGGAAGATCGCCCACTACGAGCTGACCGGCGAGATCCTCGACTGA
- a CDS encoding Fpg/Nei family DNA glycosylase gives MPEGHTLHRLAAQVNAVFSGSPWRVSSPQGRFAAGALRLDAEVPRHAEAWGKHLFVHLDTRIWHVHLGLYGAFSFRGDSSFAAPPSIGAPRAWTAELRPRYDDDGWLIPEPPQGAVRARVQARHGWADLRGPATCAVLEPGEHALILARLGPDPLRQAPDTSATAERERFLENLARRRMSIAAALMEQAVIAGVGNIYRAESLFLESIAPETPSNELSASRAAALWDRLSQQLRTGVREGLIRTLRTEGDRRHWVYQHQGTACLRCGELIAARELQGRRLYWCPGCQLR, from the coding sequence ATGCCTGAGGGTCACACGCTGCACCGGCTGGCCGCCCAGGTCAACGCCGTCTTCAGCGGCTCCCCGTGGCGGGTCAGCTCGCCTCAGGGGCGCTTCGCCGCGGGTGCCCTGCGTCTTGACGCTGAGGTCCCGCGGCACGCCGAGGCGTGGGGCAAACACCTCTTCGTCCACCTGGACACGCGGATCTGGCATGTGCACCTGGGACTTTACGGGGCGTTCAGCTTCCGCGGCGACAGCAGCTTCGCGGCGCCGCCCTCGATCGGGGCGCCCCGCGCGTGGACGGCCGAGCTGAGACCCCGGTACGACGACGACGGCTGGCTGATCCCCGAACCGCCGCAGGGGGCCGTGCGGGCCCGTGTCCAGGCGAGGCACGGCTGGGCGGATCTCCGGGGCCCGGCCACCTGCGCGGTGCTCGAACCGGGCGAACATGCGCTGATCCTCGCCAGGCTCGGGCCAGACCCGCTGCGGCAGGCCCCTGACACCTCGGCCACCGCCGAGCGGGAACGTTTCCTGGAGAACCTCGCGCGCCGCCGGATGAGCATCGCCGCGGCTCTGATGGAGCAGGCGGTGATCGCCGGGGTGGGGAACATCTACCGCGCCGAGTCGCTCTTCCTCGAGAGCATCGCTCCCGAGACGCCGAGCAACGAGCTCAGCGCTTCTCGGGCGGCGGCGCTGTGGGACCGACTGTCCCAACAGCTGCGCACAGGAGTCCGTGAAGGCCTCATCCGCACGCTGCGCACCGAGGGGGACCGTCGGCACTGGGTGTACCAGCACCAGGGCACGGCGTGTCTGCGCTGCGGGGAGCTCATCGCGGCCCGAGAGCTGCAGGGACGCCGTCTGTACTGGTGTCCCGGCTGCCAGCTGCGCTGA
- the thrS gene encoding threonine--tRNA ligase, with the protein MSITRDGEETSIASGTTGTTLFAADKTTVVMRIDGELWDLSREIPAGAVVEAVDISSQDGLNVLRHSTAHVMAQAVQQLYPEAKLGIGPYITDGFYFDFDVEDPFTPEDLKKIEKAMQKLINQTQHFEREVVTEEQAKAAMAQEPYKLELLGVASDADGAAEAAEGASIEVGGGEITIYHNVDRHGERVWSDLCRGPHLPNTKLIANAYAVMRSAAAYWRGKESNPQLQRLYGTAWPTKEDLKAYKERLAEAERRDHRRLGSELDLFSFPDELGSGLPLFHPKGGIIKREMEDYVRTRHIEAGFQYVGTPHISKDGLFHTSGHLPYYADTMFPPLHVDEERDAEGNITKQGQDYRLKAMNCPMHNLIYRSRGRSYRELPMRLFEFGSVYRYEKSGVIHGLTRVRGFAQDDSHSYVTKEQAPDEVRHLLTFVLSLLRDFGLDDFYLELSTRDEDSEKFIGSAEQWAEATAVLEEVAQETGLELVPDPGGAAYYGPKISVQARDAIGRTWQMSTVQYDFNQPARFGLEYQAADGSRQEPVMIHAAKFGSIERFLGVLTEHYAGAFPVWLSPVQVRAVPVAEPFNDYLAGVVAKLRAAGVRAELEDSSDRFPKKIRTASKDKIPFVLIAGGDDVDAGAVSFRLRDGSQDNQVPVDEAVARILAAIESKEG; encoded by the coding sequence ATCAGCATCACCCGCGACGGAGAAGAGACGAGCATCGCCTCCGGCACCACCGGCACCACGTTGTTCGCAGCGGACAAGACCACAGTGGTCATGCGGATCGACGGAGAGCTCTGGGACCTGTCCCGGGAGATTCCGGCCGGGGCCGTCGTGGAGGCTGTGGACATCTCCAGCCAGGACGGGCTCAATGTGCTGCGCCACTCGACTGCTCATGTGATGGCCCAGGCGGTCCAGCAGCTCTACCCCGAGGCCAAGCTGGGCATCGGTCCGTACATCACGGATGGGTTCTACTTCGACTTCGACGTGGAGGATCCCTTCACCCCGGAGGACCTGAAGAAGATCGAGAAGGCCATGCAGAAGCTGATCAACCAGACCCAGCACTTCGAGCGCGAGGTGGTCACCGAGGAGCAGGCCAAGGCCGCCATGGCCCAGGAGCCCTATAAGCTCGAGCTGCTCGGTGTGGCCAGCGATGCCGATGGTGCCGCTGAGGCAGCCGAGGGCGCCAGCATCGAGGTCGGCGGAGGCGAGATCACGATCTACCACAACGTCGATCGCCACGGGGAGCGGGTCTGGTCCGACCTCTGCCGGGGCCCGCACCTGCCGAACACCAAACTCATCGCCAACGCCTATGCGGTGATGCGCTCAGCCGCCGCCTACTGGCGCGGCAAGGAGTCCAACCCACAGCTGCAGCGCCTCTACGGCACCGCATGGCCCACCAAGGAAGACCTGAAGGCCTATAAGGAGCGCCTGGCAGAGGCCGAGCGCCGGGATCACCGCCGACTGGGCTCCGAGCTCGATCTGTTCAGCTTCCCCGACGAGCTGGGCTCCGGACTGCCGCTGTTCCACCCCAAGGGCGGCATCATCAAGCGGGAGATGGAGGACTACGTCCGGACCCGCCACATCGAGGCCGGCTTCCAGTACGTGGGCACCCCGCACATCTCCAAGGACGGGCTGTTCCACACCTCGGGACACCTGCCCTACTATGCGGACACCATGTTCCCTCCGCTGCATGTCGACGAGGAGCGCGACGCCGAGGGCAACATCACCAAACAGGGTCAGGACTACCGGCTCAAGGCGATGAACTGCCCGATGCACAATCTGATCTATCGCTCCCGCGGACGTTCCTACCGGGAGCTGCCGATGCGGCTCTTCGAGTTCGGCTCGGTCTACCGCTACGAGAAGTCAGGAGTCATCCACGGACTCACCCGCGTCCGCGGCTTCGCCCAGGACGACTCGCACTCCTATGTGACGAAGGAACAGGCACCCGATGAGGTGCGCCACCTGCTCACATTCGTGCTCTCCCTGCTGCGTGACTTCGGGCTCGATGACTTCTACCTGGAGCTCTCCACGCGCGACGAGGACTCGGAGAAGTTCATCGGCAGCGCCGAGCAGTGGGCCGAGGCCACAGCGGTGCTCGAGGAGGTCGCCCAGGAGACCGGACTGGAACTCGTCCCCGATCCCGGCGGCGCCGCCTACTACGGACCCAAGATCTCGGTGCAGGCACGCGACGCCATCGGCCGCACCTGGCAGATGTCCACCGTGCAGTACGACTTCAACCAGCCTGCTCGCTTTGGACTTGAATACCAGGCCGCCGACGGCAGCCGTCAGGAGCCGGTGATGATCCACGCGGCGAAGTTCGGCTCCATCGAACGCTTCCTCGGCGTGCTGACCGAGCACTACGCCGGGGCCTTCCCGGTCTGGCTCTCCCCGGTCCAGGTGCGGGCGGTGCCCGTGGCCGAACCGTTCAACGACTACCTCGCCGGGGTCGTGGCGAAGCTGCGGGCCGCGGGAGTGCGCGCCGAGCTCGAGGACAGCAGCGACCGCTTCCCGAAGAAGATCCGCACAGCCTCCAAGGACAAGATTCCCTTCGTGCTCATCGCGGGGGGTGACGACGTCGACGCCGGCGCCGTCTCCTTCCGTCTGCGCGACGGAAGTCAGGACAACCAGGTCCCGGTGGACGAGGCCGTGGCCCGGATCCTCGCCGCGATCGAATCCAAGGAAGGCTGA
- a CDS encoding HIT family protein, protein MGSADEFELAGVPDAFQRLWTPHRAAYQQRGQDQVSGSADCPFCQGPGRTDEASLIVHRGRSCFVLLNLYPYNPGHLMVCPYRHVPDLTDLDAEESQEFIALTQQAMTVLRRAANPGGFNLGINQGKVGGAGIAAHLHQHVIPRWSGDTNFMPIIAQTKNLSQTLAETRDVVAAAWDESS, encoded by the coding sequence GTGGGGTCTGCCGACGAATTCGAACTGGCCGGCGTCCCTGACGCCTTCCAGCGGCTGTGGACCCCGCACCGCGCGGCCTATCAGCAGCGGGGTCAGGACCAGGTGAGCGGTTCCGCGGACTGCCCGTTCTGTCAGGGCCCGGGGCGCACCGATGAAGCGTCGCTGATCGTGCATCGAGGCCGGAGCTGCTTCGTGCTGCTGAACCTCTACCCCTACAATCCTGGACACCTGATGGTGTGCCCCTACCGCCACGTGCCGGATCTGACGGATCTGGACGCCGAGGAGTCCCAGGAGTTCATCGCGCTGACCCAGCAGGCCATGACGGTGCTGCGTCGCGCGGCGAACCCCGGGGGATTCAACCTGGGCATCAACCAGGGAAAGGTCGGAGGGGCCGGGATCGCGGCCCATCTGCACCAGCACGTGATCCCACGCTGGAGCGGGGACACGAACTTCATGCCGATCATCGCGCAGACCAAGAACCTCTCACAGACACTTGCAGAGACCCGCGACGTGGTCGCAGCGGCCTGGGACGAGTCGAGCTGA
- the pgsA gene encoding phosphatidylinositol phosphate synthase, which translates to MLNRHARAFFSALFTPIAKVLLGIGMTPNMVTVIGTVGVSLGALVLYPMGELFWGTVFITIFVFSDLIDGLMARLSGQGSPLGGFLDSCLDRVQDGAVFLGLLIWFFTGGEDVWLGIAAGLCLLTGNLVSYVRAKAESLGYRADVGIAERSERMVLTLVFTGFTGLGLHPGVLLVVLVLLALASVVTIVQRFRTVISQAATSAD; encoded by the coding sequence ATGCTCAACCGCCACGCCCGCGCCTTCTTCAGTGCGCTGTTCACCCCCATCGCCAAGGTCCTGCTGGGGATCGGGATGACGCCCAACATGGTGACCGTCATCGGGACGGTCGGGGTGTCTCTGGGCGCCCTGGTCCTCTACCCGATGGGGGAGCTGTTCTGGGGCACGGTGTTCATCACGATCTTCGTCTTCTCCGACCTCATCGACGGGCTCATGGCGCGGCTGAGCGGACAGGGCTCCCCGCTCGGCGGATTCCTGGACTCCTGTCTGGACCGGGTGCAGGACGGGGCGGTGTTCCTGGGGCTGCTCATCTGGTTCTTCACCGGCGGAGAGGACGTCTGGCTGGGCATCGCCGCCGGGCTCTGCCTGCTCACCGGCAATCTGGTCTCCTATGTCCGGGCCAAGGCAGAGTCGCTGGGGTACCGCGCCGATGTCGGGATCGCTGAACGCTCGGAAAGGATGGTGCTGACCCTGGTGTTCACCGGGTTCACCGGGCTGGGGCTGCACCCCGGCGTGCTCCTGGTGGTGCTGGTGCTGCTGGCGCTGGCCTCCGTGGTCACCATCGTCCAGCGTTTCCGCACAGTGATCTCCCAGGCCGCGACCTCCGCCGATTAG
- a CDS encoding YebC/PmpR family DNA-binding transcriptional regulator: MAGHSKWANTKHRKAAVDAKRAKLNARYIKQIEVAARNGGPDMAGNPGLDLAVSKAKKNSVPNDNIDRAIKRGAGLTGDSVEYEEITYEVRGPQGSALLVECLTDNRNRAAAEVRTAVTRAGGTVADPGSVAYMFQRKGAVMLSSDELAEDDVLAAVLEAGVEDVIEHEASFEVRCEPQDLHAVTRGLEEAGIEYDSDEVEFVSEVTVDLDVDAAKKFFRLADALEDLEDVQSVHSNADLSAETLAALEEED; the protein is encoded by the coding sequence ATGGCCGGCCATTCCAAATGGGCCAACACGAAGCACCGCAAGGCTGCTGTGGACGCCAAGCGCGCCAAGCTCAACGCCCGCTACATCAAGCAGATCGAGGTGGCCGCGCGCAACGGCGGCCCCGACATGGCGGGCAACCCCGGCCTGGATCTCGCCGTGTCCAAGGCGAAGAAGAACTCAGTGCCCAACGACAACATCGACCGCGCGATCAAGCGCGGCGCTGGTCTCACCGGAGACTCGGTGGAGTACGAGGAGATCACCTATGAGGTGCGCGGCCCCCAGGGCTCGGCGCTTCTGGTGGAGTGCCTCACTGACAACCGCAACCGGGCCGCGGCCGAGGTGCGCACCGCAGTGACCCGAGCTGGCGGAACCGTGGCGGACCCCGGCTCGGTGGCGTACATGTTTCAGCGCAAGGGCGCCGTGATGCTCAGCAGCGACGAGCTGGCGGAGGACGATGTGCTGGCCGCCGTGCTGGAGGCCGGGGTCGAAGACGTCATCGAGCACGAGGCCAGCTTCGAGGTGCGCTGCGAGCCGCAGGATCTCCACGCAGTGACCAGGGGACTGGAGGAGGCGGGCATCGAGTACGACAGTGACGAGGTGGAGTTCGTCTCCGAGGTCACCGTGGACCTCGACGTCGACGCCGCCAAGAAGTTCTTCAGGCTCGCTGACGCGCTCGAGGACCTCGAGGATGTGCAGAGCGTGCACAGCAACGCCGATCTCAGCGCCGAGACGCTGGCCGCGCTGGAGGAGGAAGACTGA
- the ruvC gene encoding crossover junction endodeoxyribonuclease RuvC has protein sequence MTQPSVVAGTAGTSRTAQRILGVDPGLTRCGFAVVEMNLNRTGESLHVEVTGTKATQDLAERILSIQRAAEALLDRFAPDVLAIERVFASNNAPTVVATAQASGVIIAAAAARGIPVAWHTPSEVKAAVTDDGNADKQAVARMVQRILKLPGLPKPVDATDAYAVAICHGWRSGIGARFNMSAGTQTHQGASTALQRAQQAAAAKGVGRGSGSRGLGGTGSDQLTPAQRAWMAADKRAR, from the coding sequence ATGACTCAGCCCTCTGTGGTCGCCGGCACTGCGGGGACCTCCCGCACCGCGCAGCGCATCCTCGGGGTGGACCCGGGACTGACCCGCTGCGGGTTCGCCGTCGTGGAGATGAACCTCAACCGCACCGGAGAATCGCTGCACGTGGAGGTCACCGGCACCAAGGCGACCCAGGACCTGGCCGAAAGGATCCTGAGCATCCAGCGCGCCGCTGAGGCGCTGCTGGACCGGTTCGCGCCGGACGTGCTGGCCATCGAACGCGTGTTCGCCTCGAACAACGCTCCGACCGTGGTCGCCACCGCGCAGGCCTCCGGAGTCATCATCGCGGCTGCGGCCGCCCGCGGCATTCCCGTGGCCTGGCACACCCCTTCCGAGGTCAAGGCCGCCGTCACCGATGACGGAAACGCCGACAAGCAGGCCGTGGCCCGGATGGTCCAGCGGATCCTGAAGCTTCCCGGGCTGCCGAAGCCGGTGGATGCCACCGACGCCTATGCCGTGGCCATCTGCCACGGCTGGCGCTCCGGGATCGGTGCCCGGTTCAACATGTCGGCGGGCACGCAGACTCACCAGGGCGCCAGCACGGCGCTGCAGCGCGCCCAGCAGGCCGCCGCGGCCAAGGGCGTGGGACGGGGTTCGGGCTCCCGGGGCCTCGGCGGCACGGGCTCCGACCAGCTGACCCCTGCCCAGCGCGCCTGGATGGCCGCAGACAAGCGGGCGCGCTAA